In Tolypothrix sp. PCC 7712, a single window of DNA contains:
- a CDS encoding type IV secretory system conjugative DNA transfer family protein, which produces MAKIAKTTQQVDNLVPQNFYNAFFSPMGLALLVSVGALMLAKAMEGRGASNKLARARWAGAREKTAARKLACKQITERKHNRVALYIGTPVGTKSQVVDNKRITNIPEDKRRLYLPDVQRGILVCGGAGSGKTFSMINPLVRSAIDQGLPIILYDFKYAHQESATAGAKGQAAKLAGYAAMHGYEVSILAPGFPESCVANPLDFLRSETDAEMARQLAIVLNRNFKLSSGGDVSDGGFFVNAGDQLAQAIFMLARGTDFPDIMMCHAILSLPKLIDRIQQAALNPWVKVAFDQFLSVAGSPETAASIVGTTSGLFTRFMTPSTLSGFCSQTNIPLDLKGRKMVVFGMDKEKRDVISPLLVSILHLLCSRNLAGKRTEPLLLALDELPTLYLPALVDWLNQNREDGLICLLGLQNLSQLERAYSKETTNAIFGGCATKAFFNPQDDVAAERFSNFLGDEQIKYRERSRSSGGKGGASTSISEQNSTRNLFEVNQFNTLPEGRAVIVSPGFRSGQNVSIPLLEQIRIPPSDMNLESKSIEKWYALQQKFISQSTLLIPSAKELERRNLAAERLLPLVEKQAEANQKLKNL; this is translated from the coding sequence ATGGCTAAAATCGCTAAAACTACCCAACAAGTAGATAACCTTGTTCCTCAAAATTTTTACAATGCTTTCTTCTCCCCGATGGGCTTGGCATTACTTGTAAGTGTTGGGGCGCTAATGTTGGCAAAAGCAATGGAAGGGCGCGGAGCATCCAACAAATTAGCACGGGCAAGATGGGCGGGCGCTAGGGAGAAAACAGCAGCTCGTAAATTAGCTTGCAAACAAATTACTGAGCGCAAACATAACAGAGTAGCTCTCTACATCGGTACGCCTGTAGGTACGAAATCTCAGGTTGTGGACAACAAACGCATTACCAATATTCCAGAGGATAAACGCAGGCTTTATCTGCCAGATGTGCAGCGGGGGATTTTGGTTTGCGGCGGTGCTGGTTCGGGTAAAACCTTCTCGATGATTAATCCCCTGGTGCGTTCTGCTATCGACCAGGGACTACCAATTATTCTCTATGACTTTAAATATGCTCACCAAGAATCGGCTACTGCTGGGGCTAAAGGTCAAGCAGCGAAATTAGCAGGATACGCCGCCATGCATGGATATGAGGTTTCTATCCTCGCCCCCGGCTTCCCTGAGTCCTGTGTGGCTAACCCCCTGGATTTTCTGCGGAGTGAAACTGATGCAGAGATGGCACGTCAGTTAGCGATTGTCCTCAACCGCAATTTTAAATTATCTTCTGGTGGTGATGTCTCAGACGGTGGTTTCTTCGTTAATGCTGGAGATCAGTTAGCACAGGCAATTTTCATGTTGGCACGAGGTACTGATTTCCCAGACATTATGATGTGCCATGCAATTCTCAGTCTGCCTAAATTGATTGACCGCATTCAACAAGCGGCTTTAAATCCTTGGGTAAAAGTTGCTTTTGACCAATTTTTATCTGTGGCTGGTTCTCCAGAAACTGCCGCTAGTATTGTCGGTACTACCAGCGGGTTATTTACTCGCTTTATGACCCCTTCTACTCTTTCTGGCTTCTGCAGTCAAACAAATATCCCCTTGGATTTGAAAGGGCGGAAAATGGTGGTGTTTGGCATGGATAAGGAGAAGCGAGATGTGATTTCTCCTTTATTAGTGTCTATTCTGCATCTTTTATGTTCTCGTAATTTAGCTGGTAAACGCACAGAACCATTGCTATTGGCACTGGATGAATTACCTACTTTGTATTTACCAGCTTTGGTAGATTGGCTCAATCAAAATAGGGAGGATGGGTTAATTTGTTTATTGGGATTGCAAAATTTATCACAGCTTGAAAGGGCTTATTCCAAAGAAACTACTAATGCTATCTTTGGCGGTTGTGCTACGAAGGCTTTCTTTAATCCTCAAGATGATGTTGCGGCTGAACGTTTTAGTAATTTCTTAGGTGATGAACAAATTAAGTATAGAGAACGTTCGCGCAGTTCAGGTGGTAAAGGTGGTGCCAGTACTTCAATTTCTGAGCAAAATAGTACCCGTAATTTATTTGAGGTGAACCAATTTAATACTTTACCGGAAGGTAGAGCCGTAATTGTTAGTCCTGGGTTTCGCTCTGGTCAAAATGTAAGTATTCCGTTATTAGAACAGATTCGGATTCCACCATCTGATATGAATTTGGAGTCTAAAAGTATTGAGAAATGGTACGCACTCCAACAAAAATTTATTTCTCAATCTACTCTGCTTATACCATCTGCTAAAGAGCTAGAAAGGCGAAATTTAGCAGCAGAAAGATTATTACCTTTAGTTGAGAAGCAGGCAGAAGCAAATCAGAAATTGAAAAATCTTTAG
- a CDS encoding ATP-binding protein: MDLNRNRSDDINLLTQFKEYAVLHPQLARVDMLLMRAIREPAGFAHVLVYGPSGVGKTTMIRQIARRLNAPQTEDYVSNDSSYRNGYVPQLPLLLIETRPPDSGVFNRTDYYRTALKLLNEPFYERRSIVDIDTSEAWEKKGRGRTSKTSQFNDSPELRHALEEAITKRGVRAVILDEAQHLMKIGTGSNAGKLLDQLDWIKSMTNVTGVLHILIGTYELLNFRNLSGQASRRGLDIHFPRYLYQNEQDRLDFQAALLALLKQVPLDTNIPELMQHWLYFYEHSIGCLGVLKDWLIRTVAAALDDGNKALTLKQLHEHTLTLAQCERMAIEATEGEEKLSYMESRREHLWHLLQIGMGSTDVPTSAVPPETPLVGSEITSSKTESPPKTTSTRKKPNVPAPQEFTTTTANEIPVEPALKKKQTRKKTTSTQTLEITETPLSNPSTDLQAITQDTQQQTDKSPQKKSGTRVGQRKPKRDTVGHESPSTT; the protein is encoded by the coding sequence ATGGATTTAAACAGGAACAGGAGCGATGACATAAACTTACTTACTCAATTTAAGGAGTATGCAGTTTTACATCCACAGTTAGCACGGGTAGATATGCTGCTCATGCGTGCGATTCGAGAACCTGCCGGATTTGCTCATGTGTTGGTGTATGGGCCAAGCGGTGTGGGCAAGACGACGATGATACGGCAAATTGCCCGACGTTTAAATGCGCCTCAAACTGAGGATTATGTATCAAATGACTCAAGCTACCGCAACGGTTATGTACCTCAATTACCTCTGTTACTGATAGAGACACGTCCACCTGACAGTGGGGTGTTTAATCGAACTGACTATTACCGGACTGCGCTGAAGCTTTTGAATGAGCCATTCTACGAGCGTCGTAGCATTGTAGACATTGATACGTCGGAGGCATGGGAGAAAAAAGGGCGTGGACGTACTAGCAAAACTTCCCAGTTTAATGATTCTCCAGAACTGCGCCACGCATTAGAAGAAGCGATAACCAAACGTGGTGTACGTGCGGTTATCCTGGATGAAGCGCAACATTTAATGAAGATTGGGACTGGAAGTAATGCTGGCAAGCTTTTAGACCAGTTGGATTGGATTAAATCCATGACGAATGTTACGGGTGTTTTACACATCCTGATTGGTACTTACGAACTGTTAAATTTCCGCAATTTAAGTGGTCAAGCATCCCGGCGCGGTCTGGATATCCACTTTCCGCGCTATTTGTACCAAAATGAACAAGACCGTTTGGATTTTCAAGCAGCGTTATTGGCACTCCTCAAGCAAGTACCTCTTGATACTAATATTCCTGAATTAATGCAGCATTGGCTTTACTTCTATGAACATTCTATTGGCTGTCTTGGAGTCCTAAAAGACTGGCTCATCAGAACTGTGGCGGCGGCATTAGATGATGGAAATAAAGCTTTAACTTTAAAACAATTACACGAACATACCCTAACGCTAGCGCAGTGCGAACGTATGGCAATAGAAGCGACTGAAGGCGAAGAAAAACTGAGCTATATGGAGAGCCGCCGCGAACACTTATGGCATTTGCTACAAATAGGAATGGGTTCAACGGATGTACCGACTAGTGCAGTCCCTCCTGAAACTCCGTTGGTCGGTAGTGAAATCACTTCATCGAAAACAGAGTCACCACCTAAAACTACATCGACTCGGAAAAAGCCAAACGTACCTGCACCACAAGAATTTACGACCACAACAGCAAACGAGATCCCCGTAGAGCCAGCCTTGAAGAAAAAGCAGACTCGTAAGAAAACTACATCTACTCAAACGCTTGAAATTACTGAAACGCCACTTAGTAATCCTAGTACTGACCTTCAGGCGATAACCCAGGACACGCAACAGCAAACAGATAAGAGTCCCCAGAAAAAGTCAGGCACACGGGTTGGACAACGCAAACCCAAGCGAGACACTGTTGGGCATGAATCGCCGTCAACAACATAA
- a CDS encoding TnsA endonuclease N-terminal domain-containing protein translates to MNEFEFEDWCRQQQLATNTIDLITQIRKSPPSRRVQGRTKNVCGVYPSSKMGVTIQFESHTVELWAIYLMEHDPKVLEFYDQPPPFKIQYKNQAGRNIGHYHTPDFFVLRHDGACWEEWKTVKELEFLAQKYPGRYQKTASGHWRCPPGEAHASQFGLKYCVRTDAELNPVFTQNLMFLSDYLGFKSNLTTDVHSTVLAYLEANPGITIAALLQELNDVCANDIYIMIATELLYVDLSAVPLVEHYRTRLWVSQQNHDAYTHASVVGVTTKNTPSSPTTLLPNTALEWDSALWTLVNYGETTTTLLPESGFPIQLPTAFFLQLFDSGTIKIHNGVTDVTRNETVRTLMEAASPSHLKEANRKFNIVQAYFQRHTDIYQDINPRTLRRWVQQFREAEASLGCGYVGLLPRTHQQGNRQPKSPTDSSELLDKFIKEHFETPRQATGASVYRAYVRACTALNIQPLSNRTFYQRLKKRPTHEQTLKRQGAKAAYATEPFVWELALNTRPHGNRPLEIVHIDHTELDIELRSQATGRLLGRPWLTLLTDAYSRRILAVYLTFDAPSYRSCMMGLRILVQRQGRFPSTLVVDGGKEFHSIYFDTLLARYHCTKKTRPGGKPRFGSVIERLFGTTNTEFIYNLLGNTQASKQPRQLTKTVDPKQLAVWNLGDLYTYLTQWAYSIYDSNYHDSLGASPGVVYTEGLSIAGERLHRSIAYNEEFLMATRPSTPKGQAKVQPGQGIKVNYLYYWSDAFRNPNVEKTLVPVRYDPFDMGVAYAYVDGRWVRCISQYYSTFVGRTEKEVLLAAQEIRQLNKRSATATNLNAKHLADFIANVQEHEALLLQRLRDLESKRLLDNLTSSNSSVPSVNQVHSTFAVLAQQSEDVASQHVPSRNVEPLDLSSLPILAEYK, encoded by the coding sequence ATGAACGAATTCGAGTTTGAAGATTGGTGTAGGCAACAGCAACTAGCAACCAACACCATTGATTTGATTACACAAATCAGGAAATCCCCACCCTCACGTCGGGTACAAGGACGAACCAAGAACGTTTGTGGCGTGTACCCTAGTTCTAAAATGGGGGTCACAATTCAATTCGAGAGCCATACAGTGGAATTGTGGGCGATTTACTTGATGGAACACGACCCCAAAGTTTTAGAGTTCTACGACCAGCCCCCACCATTCAAAATCCAGTATAAAAATCAAGCAGGGCGTAATATAGGTCACTATCATACCCCTGACTTTTTTGTATTACGTCATGATGGTGCTTGCTGGGAAGAGTGGAAAACAGTTAAGGAACTAGAGTTCTTAGCACAAAAATATCCTGGGCGTTATCAAAAAACAGCATCCGGTCATTGGCGTTGCCCACCAGGAGAAGCACACGCATCACAATTTGGTCTAAAATACTGCGTTCGTACTGATGCCGAATTGAATCCCGTCTTTACCCAGAACTTGATGTTTTTGTCAGATTACCTGGGATTTAAATCAAATTTGACAACAGATGTACACTCGACAGTTCTGGCTTACCTGGAAGCAAATCCAGGAATAACGATTGCGGCATTGCTACAAGAATTAAATGATGTATGTGCCAATGACATATACATCATGATTGCAACTGAGCTTTTGTACGTGGATTTGTCTGCTGTCCCCTTAGTTGAACATTACAGGACACGATTATGGGTAAGTCAACAAAATCATGACGCTTATACACACGCATCTGTTGTAGGAGTAACTACAAAGAATACTCCCAGTAGTCCCACAACACTGCTACCTAACACAGCCCTTGAGTGGGATTCGGCGCTATGGACTTTAGTTAACTATGGCGAGACCACAACCACGCTATTACCAGAGTCAGGCTTCCCAATACAGTTGCCCACAGCATTTTTTCTCCAGTTATTCGACAGTGGCACCATTAAAATCCACAACGGAGTTACAGATGTAACAAGAAATGAAACTGTACGGACTTTAATGGAGGCCGCTTCTCCATCTCACTTAAAAGAAGCGAATCGAAAATTTAATATAGTACAAGCATATTTCCAACGCCATACAGATATCTATCAAGACATCAACCCACGTACCTTGCGTAGATGGGTACAACAGTTCCGTGAAGCAGAAGCAAGTTTAGGTTGCGGTTATGTCGGGTTGCTACCACGCACACATCAGCAAGGGAATCGTCAACCAAAATCGCCAACAGATTCAAGTGAATTATTAGATAAATTTATTAAGGAGCATTTTGAAACACCAAGACAAGCGACAGGCGCTTCAGTATATCGGGCGTATGTCAGAGCCTGTACAGCATTAAATATACAACCCCTTAGTAACCGCACCTTCTACCAGCGTTTAAAAAAACGCCCAACCCATGAGCAGACATTAAAGCGTCAGGGAGCAAAAGCCGCATACGCAACAGAGCCTTTTGTCTGGGAACTAGCTTTAAATACACGTCCTCACGGAAACCGTCCACTGGAGATAGTCCATATCGACCATACCGAACTCGATATTGAATTACGCTCACAAGCTACAGGTCGGTTACTGGGACGACCTTGGCTAACATTACTGACCGATGCTTATTCTCGGCGAATATTGGCAGTTTATCTGACTTTTGATGCACCTTCTTACAGGTCTTGCATGATGGGGCTACGTATTTTAGTCCAGCGCCAAGGTCGTTTTCCCTCAACATTAGTTGTAGATGGTGGCAAAGAATTCCACAGTATATACTTTGACACCTTGCTAGCACGCTACCACTGCACCAAGAAAACACGACCTGGTGGTAAACCCCGCTTTGGGTCGGTAATTGAACGATTATTTGGGACGACAAATACTGAGTTTATCTATAACCTATTAGGTAATACTCAAGCAAGTAAACAGCCGCGTCAACTCACCAAAACTGTTGACCCAAAACAGTTAGCTGTTTGGAATTTGGGAGATTTATATACTTACCTGACCCAGTGGGCTTACTCGATTTACGACTCAAATTATCATGACTCATTAGGTGCGTCTCCAGGCGTTGTTTATACCGAAGGGTTGTCAATCGCCGGAGAACGCTTACACCGAAGTATTGCTTATAACGAAGAGTTCCTCATGGCAACACGTCCTTCCACGCCCAAAGGTCAGGCGAAAGTTCAGCCGGGACAAGGGATTAAAGTCAATTATCTCTACTATTGGAGTGATGCTTTCCGCAATCCCAATGTAGAAAAAACATTAGTACCAGTACGCTACGATCCTTTTGATATGGGAGTTGCTTACGCCTATGTTGATGGGCGCTGGGTGAGATGTATCTCTCAGTATTACAGTACTTTCGTGGGACGCACTGAAAAAGAAGTGTTGTTAGCGGCACAAGAAATTAGGCAATTGAACAAACGTAGCGCCACGGCGACGAATTTGAATGCCAAACATTTAGCTGACTTCATTGCCAATGTCCAAGAACATGAAGCCTTGTTGCTGCAAAGATTGCGTGATTTGGAAAGTAAACGCTTACTAGACAATTTAACGTCTAGTAATTCTTCTGTTCCATCAGTAAACCAAGTTCATTCAACATTTGCTGTATTGGCACAACAGAGTGAAGATGTTGCATCGCAGCACGTACCATCTCGAAACGTTGAACCGTTGGATCTAAGTTCACTGCCAATATTAGCGGAATACAAATAG
- the mobF gene encoding MobF family relaxase: MLTGKNTEPQQAVHYFMEGYYQEGTSRWSGQGAKKLGLSGAVNHQETFSNIVNGRSPDGSQNLCARKLNSSQRRAATDFTFSAPKSVSLQALVHGDERLIAAHQLAVQKTLELIEQRYSYTRATTQQGQQLLRTNNLVVAEFDHIETRELDPHLHTHALVMNITQLENGSWYSLFNDEIFKNKKFLGMVYQNYLALEIEKLGYQVEPKKHGQFEIKGFRDEDLKEFSKRRQQILNAAGSDATWAEREAAWTATRNIKQKINPHELKAKWKEEAVALGIKFVQPELAQPLLQQRLVSHENLEDAIAHCSERNVAFTQEDLEKFILNQGLATDVSLIEPLIQANSQLLSLSPEKRDFTTLAAVHRELATIKLTQSGQGKVNALAKQELVESHLEKTALNQDQRRAVLDAATTTDQFTAWQGVAGAGKTFALKELKAIAIASGYTIKGFAPSSMAAKVLSQELDIQALTVARLLVSEPPQEIEPNLIWVVDEAGLLSAKDALALLERATVEQARVLLVGDTKQLSAVEAGNPFKSLQQAGIKTSHLNESNRQRAPKLKLAVDLVAEGRIQEGFERLDENGYIQTVTPESKIEAIAADYIKSTPEERTQTLVLAGTNFERLAITQAIREHLKAEGSLGTATNITQLQAKDLTSVQMRYTHNFELGDMVMPTRSYKRRGLSKGELYEVVGKDTDRLLLKATDGKQLEVDTGFRKAVYQRQSIEIAKSDRLRWTKNDRQLGRRNGQEFFVTAIEGNHAQIQYLDSGLTESLNLQQAQHLDYAIVSTTYSSQGKTADSVLIAADQTIGQESFYVAVSRARYSLKLYTEDKDNLLALAQLSKAKENALVLLRQKELEKQHQSKLEKEQVTNAVIVARSPEAEEREVEAEERRSGGAEEQFYTESSPLPPYPSIPLPSPSPLPPCPSAPLPSPSPLHKSDLAEEPNSSQERPAPLPSSAPLPPCTPAPPPPVPTQPPVIKKPVPKTAQPKVAFWTPSNVGEAPERLDSRHWRELVEDSAIHPDIVALNFKSLHQTLDWEHEAWEYLMYSDKLPRTNTGRLSNAMISKYAHIEDGGWWCDAGVNAKSFAYLKPGDKPDRKLWGCYKPNNPREKADKPGKFIKYEHPPKTELSIFLLDVPDDIAESIYEKFGVQPSECDRASGFWYCVWKHNLPVTITEGAKKAASLLSQGHPAIGLPGIYAGYRSKDELGEKMKARLMDELAVFATPEREISFCFDYETRTETQRNIEIAISRTGRLLEEQGARVSVVTLPGPNKGVDDLIAAMGSLAYEKAYSEALTLKAWRDNNNQQRHASPAPPKKLSIEERKQRLQQRLEEPTTFSAFAKAIDELTNQELLYLEQAVKEYFSDSVAKLPPTIDRQAISSQINQLQQQLDSLWIEHAIQEKAIRVMEYFPLHKLSNKYNSALNKQLETIETIKELFTQKQNLESTIQQWESQVQNHETWEKEQKTLEMKTIADVLKSPPLQERLTNIKEELWRKEQEKIAKTAAKYEQSPKPTRGMRR, translated from the coding sequence GTGTTAACAGGAAAGAATACAGAACCTCAGCAAGCAGTACATTACTTCATGGAAGGATATTACCAGGAAGGTACTTCACGCTGGTCTGGTCAAGGTGCAAAGAAACTGGGATTATCAGGAGCAGTAAATCATCAGGAAACATTTTCTAACATTGTCAATGGAAGATCGCCTGACGGCAGCCAAAACCTCTGTGCTAGGAAGTTGAACTCATCCCAACGTCGCGCCGCAACTGACTTTACCTTCTCTGCACCGAAAAGCGTCAGCTTGCAAGCCTTGGTGCATGGGGATGAAAGACTGATAGCAGCCCATCAGTTAGCGGTACAAAAGACTTTAGAACTGATTGAACAACGTTATAGCTACACCAGAGCCACAACCCAACAGGGGCAACAACTGCTCCGGACTAACAACTTAGTAGTCGCGGAATTTGACCATATTGAAACCAGAGAACTAGACCCACATCTGCATACTCATGCTTTAGTCATGAACATAACGCAGCTGGAAAATGGCTCATGGTACAGCCTGTTCAACGATGAGATTTTCAAAAATAAGAAATTTCTCGGCATGGTCTACCAAAATTACCTGGCTCTCGAAATAGAAAAACTAGGGTATCAGGTAGAACCTAAAAAGCACGGGCAGTTTGAGATTAAGGGCTTTCGAGACGAAGACCTCAAAGAATTCTCCAAACGCAGACAGCAGATATTAAATGCAGCAGGTTCTGATGCAACCTGGGCAGAGCGAGAAGCCGCTTGGACTGCCACCCGTAACATTAAGCAGAAAATTAATCCGCATGAATTGAAAGCTAAGTGGAAGGAAGAAGCAGTAGCACTGGGTATCAAGTTTGTGCAGCCAGAGTTGGCACAGCCTCTACTTCAACAGAGGTTAGTCAGCCATGAGAATTTAGAGGATGCGATCGCTCACTGCTCAGAAAGAAACGTCGCTTTCACCCAGGAAGACTTAGAAAAATTCATTCTCAACCAGGGATTAGCCACAGATGTAAGCTTAATTGAGCCATTAATTCAGGCTAACTCTCAATTACTCAGTCTATCACCAGAAAAACGCGACTTTACCACCCTAGCGGCAGTTCACCGAGAATTGGCGACCATTAAATTGACGCAGTCCGGGCAGGGTAAAGTTAACGCACTTGCCAAGCAAGAGTTAGTTGAAAGCCATTTGGAAAAAACTGCTTTAAACCAAGATCAGCGTCGAGCGGTACTAGATGCAGCAACCACAACAGACCAATTTACAGCATGGCAGGGAGTAGCTGGTGCTGGTAAGACTTTTGCACTCAAGGAACTAAAAGCGATCGCCATCGCATCAGGCTACACCATCAAAGGCTTTGCCCCCAGTTCGATGGCGGCTAAAGTGTTGAGTCAAGAATTGGATATTCAAGCCCTTACTGTTGCCAGATTGCTAGTATCTGAACCACCCCAAGAAATTGAACCAAATCTTATATGGGTAGTAGACGAAGCTGGTTTACTAAGTGCCAAAGATGCCCTAGCCCTGCTAGAACGGGCTACTGTTGAGCAAGCCAGAGTATTGTTAGTGGGAGACACAAAACAGTTATCAGCCGTGGAAGCGGGCAACCCCTTCAAATCGCTGCAACAGGCAGGAATCAAAACCAGCCACTTAAACGAATCGAATAGACAACGTGCGCCGAAACTCAAATTAGCAGTAGACCTTGTGGCAGAAGGTCGAATTCAAGAGGGATTTGAACGCTTAGATGAAAATGGCTACATCCAGACTGTAACCCCAGAATCCAAAATTGAGGCGATCGCTGCTGACTATATCAAATCCACACCCGAAGAACGAACACAAACCCTAGTATTAGCAGGAACAAACTTTGAACGTTTAGCCATCACCCAAGCCATTCGGGAGCATTTAAAAGCTGAAGGCAGTTTAGGAACCGCGACCAATATCACCCAACTGCAAGCCAAAGACCTCACATCAGTACAAATGCGTTACACTCACAACTTTGAGTTGGGTGATATGGTGATGCCCACTCGCAGTTACAAGCGCCGGGGGCTGTCCAAGGGTGAGTTGTATGAAGTGGTAGGCAAGGACACCGACCGATTGCTACTAAAGGCTACTGATGGCAAGCAACTTGAAGTAGACACGGGATTTCGTAAAGCAGTTTACCAACGACAAAGTATTGAAATAGCTAAGAGCGATCGCCTGCGCTGGACGAAAAATGACCGACAATTAGGACGGCGTAACGGTCAGGAGTTTTTTGTTACTGCCATTGAGGGTAATCACGCTCAAATCCAGTATTTAGATAGCGGTCTAACCGAATCTCTTAACCTGCAACAAGCGCAACACTTAGATTATGCGATTGTCAGCACTACATATAGTAGCCAAGGGAAAACTGCTGACTCAGTACTGATAGCTGCGGATCAGACTATCGGTCAGGAAAGCTTTTATGTTGCGGTTAGCCGTGCCAGGTATTCTTTGAAACTCTACACGGAAGATAAAGATAATTTACTAGCCTTAGCGCAGTTGAGTAAAGCTAAAGAAAATGCTCTGGTGCTACTACGGCAGAAGGAATTAGAGAAGCAACACCAGTCAAAACTAGAGAAAGAACAGGTTACAAATGCTGTAATTGTAGCTAGAAGCCCGGAAGCAGAGGAGCGAGAGGTTGAGGCAGAGGAGCGGAGGAGCGGAGGAGCAGAGGAGCAATTTTATACTGAGTCTTCCCCTTTGCCCCCTTACCCCTCTATTCCCTTGCCCAGTCCTTCCCCTCTGCCCCCCTGCCCCTCTGCCCCTCTGCCCAGTCCTTCCCCTCTACACAAGAGTGACCTTGCAGAGGAGCCGAATTCTTCTCAAGAGCGCCCTGCCCCTTTGCCCAGTTCTGCCCCTCTGCCCCCCTGCACCCCTGCTCCTCCGCCTCCCGTTCCTACTCAACCGCCTGTTATTAAAAAACCAGTCCCAAAAACAGCACAGCCAAAAGTAGCATTTTGGACACCGAGTAATGTGGGTGAAGCCCCAGAACGACTTGATTCTCGCCACTGGCGAGAATTAGTAGAAGACAGTGCCATTCACCCGGACATTGTTGCCCTTAACTTCAAAAGTCTGCATCAAACTCTCGATTGGGAGCATGAAGCTTGGGAATACCTGATGTACAGCGACAAACTGCCACGCACTAATACAGGTAGACTCTCCAATGCCATGATCAGCAAATATGCTCACATTGAAGATGGTGGCTGGTGGTGTGACGCTGGCGTTAACGCTAAGTCTTTTGCCTACTTGAAGCCAGGAGATAAACCCGATAGGAAGTTATGGGGATGCTATAAACCCAATAACCCAAGAGAAAAAGCTGATAAACCCGGCAAATTCATTAAATATGAACATCCACCCAAAACTGAACTTAGTATCTTCCTGCTTGATGTGCCGGATGATATAGCAGAAAGTATTTATGAAAAATTTGGGGTACAGCCAAGCGAGTGCGATCGCGCTTCGGGATTTTGGTATTGTGTTTGGAAGCACAATCTACCAGTCACAATTACTGAGGGAGCCAAGAAAGCTGCCAGTCTGTTGAGCCAGGGACACCCTGCCATTGGACTGCCCGGAATTTACGCCGGTTATCGTAGTAAGGATGAACTTGGGGAAAAAATGAAAGCTAGACTCATGGACGAGTTAGCTGTTTTCGCCACGCCAGAACGAGAAATCAGTTTCTGCTTTGACTACGAGACGCGGACTGAAACTCAACGAAATATAGAAATTGCCATCTCGCGCACTGGTAGATTATTGGAGGAACAGGGTGCTAGGGTCAGTGTGGTGACATTGCCAGGCCCTAATAAAGGAGTTGATGATTTGATTGCGGCAATGGGGTCACTAGCATACGAGAAAGCATATTCTGAAGCATTAACTCTCAAAGCTTGGCGAGATAACAATAATCAACAGCGTCATGCTTCACCTGCACCACCTAAGAAATTGAGTATTGAAGAACGTAAGCAACGACTGCAACAACGTTTAGAGGAGCCAACTACTTTTTCAGCATTCGCCAAAGCAATTGATGAACTGACTAACCAAGAGTTATTGTACTTAGAACAAGCTGTTAAGGAATATTTCTCAGATTCAGTAGCAAAACTGCCACCGACAATTGATAGACAAGCAATTTCTAGCCAAATTAATCAATTACAACAACAACTTGACAGTTTATGGATAGAACACGCTATTCAAGAGAAAGCTATCAGAGTAATGGAATATTTCCCACTTCATAAATTGAGTAATAAATATAACTCAGCTTTAAATAAACAACTAGAAACCATAGAAACTATTAAAGAATTATTTACTCAAAAACAAAACTTAGAATCAACAATCCAGCAATGGGAATCCCAGGTTCAAAATCATGAAACCTGGGAGAAAGAACAGAAAACTCTTGAAATGAAAACTATTGCTGATGTTTTAAAATCGCCGCCACTACAAGAGAGATTGACCAATATTAAAGAAGAATTATGGCGAAAAGAACAGGAAAAGATAGCTAAAACAGCAGCTAAGTATGAGCAATCACCAAAACCTACGAGGGGAATGAGAAGATAA